CGGACGGCAGAGATGGTTGCCTTGACAGGAAACCTGTCGGTCGCCAAACTCGCCCACTGCTCATGGCCATCGGTGCCGACCGATCTTGGACGGTGAATCCGCTCGTCAGCGCAGCGCCGATGGACGCGGGCGTGGTTCTGATTGATGCGGCCACCGGCGAGTGTTTTGAATTGAATCGCGTTGGAACGGAGATCTGGACTGCCTTGCAAGGCGGAACGCCACCCACGCAAATAGCCGCAGACTTGGCGGACCGATATGGCGTGCCGCTGGCGCAGGTCGCGGCGGACGTGGACCGGCTTTTCGAACAGATGATCGCCCGCGGGATTCTGCGCGTCGCCGTCGATCGATGACGTCC
This DNA window, taken from Polyangia bacterium, encodes the following:
- a CDS encoding PqqD family protein is translated as MAIGADRSWTVNPLVSAAPMDAGVVLIDAATGECFELNRVGTEIWTALQGGTPPTQIAADLADRYGVPLAQVAADVDRLFEQMIARGILRVAVDR